One window from the genome of Cricetulus griseus strain 17A/GY chromosome 2, alternate assembly CriGri-PICRH-1.0, whole genome shotgun sequence encodes:
- the Tmem181 gene encoding transmembrane protein 181 isoform X3, protein MEPLAPMRLYTLSKRHFVLVFVVFFICFGLTVFVGIEGPKVIQTSAANFSLNNSKKLKPIQIHSNPLSTYNQQLWLTCVVELEPSEETSIKTSFSMTVKVNGVAQDGTTIYIHNKVHNRTRMLSCAGKCAEIIVAHLGYLNYTQYTVTVGFEHLNQPIKEMNFTWKTYNPAFSQLELWFRFVFVVLTFIVTCLFAHSLRKFSMRDWGIEQKWMSVLLPLLLLYNDPFFPLSFLVNSWLPGMLDDFFQSLFLCALLLFWLCVYHGIRVQGERKCLTFYLPKFFIVGLLWLASVTLGIWQTINELHDPMYQYRVDTGNFQGMKVFFMVVAALYVLYLLFLIVRACSELRHMPYVDLRLKFLTALTFVVLVISIIILYLRFGAQVLQDNFVAELSAHYQNSAEFLSFYGLLNFYLYTLAFVYSPSKNALYESQLKDNPAFSMLNDSDDDVIYGSDYEEMPLQNGQAIRAKYKEESDSD, encoded by the exons GACCCAAAGTGATCCAGACTTCTGCTGCTAATTTTTCACTGAATAATAGCAAAAAG cTAAAGCCAATTCAAATACATTCAAACCCACTGTCTACATATAACCAACAACTATGGCTGACGTGTGTGGTTGAGCTGGAGCCCTCAGAAG AAACATCTATTAAAACCAGCTTCTCCATGACTGTGAAAGTCAATGGTGTGGCTCAAGATGGAACCACGATCTACATTCATAACAAGGTTCACAATCGGACAAGGATGCTCTCATGTGCAGGG AAATGTGCAGAAATCATCGTGGCCCACCTTGGCTACCTGAATTACACGCAGTACACAGTGACCGTGGGATTTGAACACCTGAACCAGCCCATCAAGGAGATGAACTTCACT TGGAAAACATACAACCCTGCATTTTCCCAGCTGGAGCTCTGGTTCCGCTTCGTGTTTGTGGTTCTCACCTTCATCGTCACT TGCCTGTTTGCACATTCCCTGCGCAAGTTCTCCATGAGAGACTGGGGCATCGAGCAGAAATGGATGTCTGTCCTCCTGCCGCTGCTGCTGCTCTACAACG ACCCGTTCTTCCCGCTCTCCTTCCTGGTGAACAGCTGGCTCCCAGGGATGCTGGATGACTTCTTCCAGTCTCTGTTCCTTTGTGCCCTGCTGCTCTTCTGGCTGTGCGTGTATCATGGGATACGGGTCCAG ggagaaagaaaatgcttAACTTTCTATTTGCCTAAATTCTTCATCGTTGGACTGTTGTGGCTGGCTTCCGTTACACTGGGAATATGGCAGAC AATTAATGAACTACACGACCCCATGTACCAGTATCGTGTTGACACGGGAAACTTCCAG GGTATGAAGGTCTTCTTCATGGTGGTGGCCGCTCTATACGTTTTATACCTCCTGTTCTTGATAGTGCGAGCATGCTCTGAGCTCCGTCACATGCCTTATGTGG ATCTCAGGTTAAAGTTTTTGACTGCATTGACCTTTGTAGTGCTGGTTATTAG CATCATCATCCTCTATCTAAGGTTTGGAGCACAAGTGTTACAAGACAACTTTGTAGCGGAACTGTCGGCTCACTACCAGAATT CAGCGGAATTCCTGTCTTTCTATGGCCTGCTGAACTTTTATCTGTACACGCTGGCCTTCGTGTACTCTCCGTCCAAGAATGCTCTGTACG agtcccAGCTAAAAGACAACCCTGCATTTTCCATGCTGAATGACTCTGATGACGATGTGATTTACGG GAGTGACTATGAAGAAATGCCCCTCCAGAACGGCCAGGCCATCCGGGCCAAGTACAAGGAAGAGTCGGACAGTGACTGA
- the Dynlt1 gene encoding dynein light chain Tctex-type 1, with protein MEDFQAAEETAFVVDEVSNIVKEAIESAIGGNAYQHSKVNQWTTNVVEQTLSQLTKLGKPFKYIVTCVIMQKNGAGLHTASSCFWDSSTDGSCTVRWENKTMYCIVSAFGLSI; from the exons ATGGAAGACTTCCAGGCTGCTGAGGAG ACTGCATTTGTTGTTGATGAAGTGAGCAACATTGTAAAGGAG GCTATAGAAAGTGCCATCGGCGGCAATGCCTACCAGCACAGCAAAGTCAATCAGTGGACCACAAATGTTGTAGAGCAGACTTTGAGCCAACTCACCAAGCTGGGGAAACCATTTAAATACATTG TGACCTGTGTGATCATGCAGAAGAATGGAGCTGGGTTACATACTGCGAGTTCCTGCTTCTGGGACAGCTCTACGGACG GGAGCTGCACAGTCCGATGGGAGAACAAGACCATGTACTGCATCGTCAGTGCCTTTGGACTGTCCATCTGA